A DNA window from Candidatus Syntrophoarchaeum caldarius contains the following coding sequences:
- a CDS encoding Biotin-protein ligase, translating into MYPPRIGIYVGEGASHSWIWFVDTLERAGILNIVFLDERNWMDMLRALDILMIGGGDPCTIQKTLGNYGLGSILEFIDGGGIYIGSCAGAYLPLRSFGRCSSIFGVVEADLQNLSGDGRVFHPVRGPIRIRMRDEVFDAPLYGGPSIAASEDIDVLASYDGFTERTSFLSDRFVAEEKLIGNAAIIRKRYGEGVFYLYGPHLEHPDHLLANRVMIETIASRRGRESGAFKEVEGNVIDQRWLRRLKREISNARIVAHGLETYPVRWKLGYKIWNPEKIAYFLNAIWKRLGYIESRIDEGIAMDSDPDEFINSAADVTASLKQLRRMLGHGEDTTELAATLFHDLKMLTSSFLLIYLEDKMRKFKYDKLEVRDDGERSLF; encoded by the coding sequence ATGTATCCGCCACGTATAGGTATCTATGTGGGAGAGGGTGCATCCCACTCATGGATCTGGTTTGTAGATACGCTGGAGCGTGCAGGGATCTTAAACATCGTGTTTCTTGATGAGAGAAACTGGATGGATATGCTCAGAGCGCTGGACATTCTGATGATCGGCGGTGGTGATCCCTGTACAATCCAGAAAACACTCGGTAATTACGGACTTGGAAGTATTCTTGAGTTCATCGATGGTGGTGGAATTTATATCGGTTCGTGCGCTGGTGCATATCTTCCCTTGCGATCGTTTGGCAGGTGCTCTTCGATCTTTGGCGTGGTTGAGGCTGATCTTCAAAACCTCTCAGGTGATGGCAGGGTGTTCCATCCTGTGCGGGGTCCAATCAGGATCAGAATGAGGGATGAGGTCTTTGATGCGCCACTTTATGGTGGTCCGTCGATCGCTGCTTCAGAGGACATAGATGTGCTTGCCTCGTATGATGGCTTTACAGAGAGGACGAGCTTTCTCTCAGATAGGTTTGTGGCAGAGGAGAAACTCATCGGTAATGCAGCCATCATCAGAAAACGATATGGGGAGGGTGTTTTTTACCTCTATGGGCCCCATCTTGAGCATCCTGATCATTTACTGGCAAACAGAGTGATGATAGAAACGATTGCATCAAGAAGGGGGAGAGAGTCTGGAGCTTTCAAAGAGGTGGAGGGAAATGTCATTGATCAAAGATGGCTTCGTCGCCTCAAAAGAGAGATCAGTAACGCAAGAATTGTTGCTCACGGGCTTGAAACATATCCCGTGCGGTGGAAGCTTGGATATAAGATCTGGAATCCAGAAAAGATTGCCTACTTCTTGAACGCAATCTGGAAAAGACTTGGATACATCGAATCAAGAATTGATGAGGGGATCGCGATGGATTCTGATCCTGATGAGTTTATCAACTCTGCCGCCGATGTAACCGCCTCACTCAAGCAACTCAGAAGGATGCTTGGGCATGGAGAGGATACAACAGAACTTGCAGCAACGCTATTTCACGATCTTAAAATGCTTACATCGAGTTTTCTCCTGATCTATCTGGAGGATAAAATGCGAAAATTTAAATATGATAAATTAGAGGTGAGAGACGATGGTGAACGAAGTTTATTTTAA